Proteins from a genomic interval of Leptospiraceae bacterium:
- the nrtS gene encoding nitrate/nitrite transporter NrtS produces MINIKKQNVVLALKVSLVVGSILCIINHFDMFLSGHFEIGRIIKMIVTYLVPFFVSLFSSSYADKK; encoded by the coding sequence ATGATAAATATTAAAAAACAAAATGTAGTATTAGCTCTAAAAGTTTCACTGGTTGTAGGAAGCATTTTGTGTATAATTAATCACTTCGATATGTTTCTTTCCGGCCATTTTGAAATAGGACGAATTATCAAAATGATAGTAACCTACTTAGTTCCTTTTTTCGTTTCTTTATTCAGTAGCAGTTACGCCGATAAAAAATAA
- a CDS encoding TonB-dependent receptor: protein MRQVLIIFLILFLFPVSVFSKDLITISNFEPFESERNPSIEEKITQQIREELLKDNLDVKILKGNIEQSLKESKDLGATLYITGYYRKSNKLPLDMFIQVYSVEKGVIIDANSASFDYESGSGIEYDSKEIETLDANRISEVSKKIPIQLRLNPEKKNQYQGINDNLVNQPISKKIQFKLPDSGRESIKKDTFDIMAGREVETASRSKESIFDAPATILVVTEEEIRSRGYTNLAEIVRDLPGFDVIDNNGSNYVVPYMRGYRTTGGERILFLVDSKPQNELWYQHVVLSRQFPITSIKKIEVLYGPSSVVYGPNASQGIINIITKNGSELKKDGSNATISLQNGDFNTNAIDSTVTGKSGELSYSASVRYFKSDEPDLSKRKLDNFANNYFYANPNYWGPALNYSVNGKKLGKYYDPTTNSGILGSILYRGLKIGIIFYQTKEGFGPTYTGDQTQNNSTWGYDSKTYYAEYEKVVANKFRSFTQVYTREHNITGDWTESYPGETPEEPSLVSSTNWSSINKATGINQILEYQFNKNFKLNSGVNYTSRNLSKQFDVAGYYNVFSSSLPNDPERYPNGFAVVPSTNTELPITPMPSNSQNPLNTASIQDLGGYGQAVLDIDKFRFSAGIRKDQNSVYGKTLNPRVSAIYKYTRMQSLKLVYGEAFQEPTTAQIYGDGGVTLGAAPSPFLKPEKIRSSEIIWILQGKSFFNEINAYYSRYDRVIELDFQSKFGKRIYGLEWKINYYVKNPVPSSDKLSFFFNYTLTESLNSITYNQGGVSGFQNGNTVLGKYESIYTENVFPETQIPLPRAKKYFNSGDIAKNKFNIGINVPLYGKFNINLRGNYIGQRGLYTTNPLREQGYKTDPYFLLNGAFTVNFENYGFFTFRVYNMLNHFYLQPGVEYAAGGNNYTERSLDYRNSILPQPGRYYLMSFTFTF from the coding sequence ATGAGACAAGTTTTAATAATTTTTCTTATTTTGTTTCTATTCCCTGTTTCTGTTTTTTCAAAGGACTTAATTACCATTTCCAATTTTGAACCTTTCGAATCCGAGAGAAATCCTTCCATTGAAGAAAAAATTACACAACAGATTCGAGAGGAATTACTAAAAGATAATTTAGATGTAAAAATTCTGAAAGGTAATATCGAACAGTCTTTGAAAGAATCCAAAGACCTTGGGGCTACTTTATATATAACCGGTTACTATCGAAAATCAAATAAACTTCCTTTAGATATGTTTATCCAAGTTTATTCTGTAGAAAAAGGCGTAATCATTGATGCAAATAGCGCTTCCTTTGATTACGAATCTGGAAGCGGGATCGAATACGATTCCAAAGAAATAGAGACGTTAGACGCTAATAGAATTTCGGAAGTTTCTAAAAAAATACCCATTCAACTTCGATTAAATCCCGAAAAAAAAAATCAATACCAAGGGATTAATGATAATTTAGTAAATCAGCCGATCTCTAAAAAAATTCAATTTAAATTGCCGGATTCTGGTAGAGAAAGTATCAAAAAAGATACATTTGATATTATGGCGGGACGAGAAGTAGAAACAGCTTCTAGGAGTAAGGAAAGTATTTTTGATGCCCCTGCAACAATTTTAGTTGTGACGGAAGAGGAAATTCGTAGTAGAGGATATACAAACTTAGCGGAAATTGTTCGTGATCTTCCGGGATTTGATGTAATTGATAATAATGGTTCAAATTATGTGGTACCTTACATGAGAGGATATCGAACTACTGGTGGAGAACGAATTCTATTTTTGGTCGATAGTAAACCACAAAATGAACTTTGGTACCAACACGTAGTTTTATCTAGACAATTCCCAATTACATCAATCAAAAAGATTGAAGTTTTATACGGACCTTCTTCCGTAGTCTATGGACCTAACGCATCTCAGGGAATTATCAATATTATTACTAAAAATGGCTCTGAGTTAAAGAAGGACGGATCAAATGCAACGATTTCACTTCAGAACGGAGATTTTAATACAAATGCGATAGACTCTACTGTAACAGGAAAATCAGGAGAATTGAGTTACTCTGCCTCTGTTAGGTATTTTAAAAGTGACGAACCAGATTTATCCAAAAGAAAACTAGATAATTTTGCAAATAATTACTTCTATGCAAATCCAAACTATTGGGGACCGGCTTTAAATTATTCTGTTAATGGAAAAAAACTAGGTAAATACTACGATCCTACTACGAACAGCGGGATACTTGGAAGTATCCTCTATAGAGGTTTAAAAATTGGAATTATTTTTTATCAAACGAAAGAAGGATTTGGACCTACTTACACTGGAGATCAAACTCAAAATAATTCTACTTGGGGTTACGATTCAAAAACATACTATGCCGAATACGAAAAAGTTGTAGCTAATAAATTTAGGAGTTTCACGCAAGTATACACACGAGAACATAATATAACTGGCGATTGGACAGAATCTTATCCTGGTGAGACACCGGAAGAGCCAAGTTTAGTTAGTAGTACCAATTGGTCTTCGATTAATAAAGCTACAGGAATTAATCAAATTTTAGAATATCAATTTAATAAGAATTTTAAACTGAATAGCGGAGTGAATTATACCAGTCGAAATCTTAGTAAACAATTTGATGTTGCTGGATATTATAATGTATTTAGTTCTTCTTTACCAAATGATCCAGAAAGATATCCGAATGGTTTTGCGGTAGTCCCTTCGACAAACACTGAGTTGCCGATAACGCCAATGCCATCAAATTCACAGAATCCATTGAATACTGCTTCGATTCAAGATTTGGGTGGTTACGGACAAGCGGTGCTTGACATTGATAAATTTCGATTTAGCGCTGGTATTCGAAAAGATCAAAACTCTGTGTATGGAAAAACGTTAAATCCGAGGGTTTCGGCTATTTATAAGTATACTCGAATGCAATCTTTAAAGTTAGTGTACGGAGAGGCGTTTCAGGAACCAACAACTGCTCAAATATATGGAGATGGAGGTGTTACTTTAGGCGCGGCACCGAGTCCTTTTCTAAAGCCAGAAAAAATTCGTTCCAGTGAAATTATTTGGATTCTTCAAGGAAAAAGTTTTTTCAATGAGATTAATGCGTATTACAGTAGGTATGATCGTGTGATCGAACTTGATTTTCAAAGTAAATTTGGAAAAAGAATTTATGGGCTTGAGTGGAAAATCAATTATTATGTAAAGAATCCTGTTCCTTCTTCTGATAAACTTTCATTTTTTTTCAATTATACTTTAACTGAATCTCTAAATAGTATTACTTACAATCAAGGTGGAGTTTCTGGTTTTCAAAATGGAAACACGGTTTTAGGTAAATATGAAAGTATATATACGGAAAATGTTTTTCCTGAAACTCAAATTCCTCTGCCTCGTGCAAAGAAGTATTTTAATTCAGGAGACATTGCAAAAAATAAATTTAATATAGGAATTAACGTTCCATTGTACGGTAAATTCAATATTAATTTAAGAGGGAACTATATCGGACAGAGAGGGCTGTATACAACGAATCCGTTGCGCGAACAAGGATATAAAACAGATCCTTATTTTCTTCTGAACGGTGCATTTACTGTTAACTTTGAGAATTATGGTTTTTTTACATTTCGAGTTTACAATATGTTAAATCATTTTTACTTACAACCTGGTGTCGAATATGCGGCAGGAGGAAATAATTATACGGAACGATCATTGGATTATCGAAATTCAATTCTGCCACAACCCGGACGATATTATCTTATGAGTTTTACATTTACATTTTAA
- a CDS encoding CGNR zinc finger domain-containing protein: MKLVDTFTNNTLYPFMLLGNRLCIDFANTSICPTNESGKINSLTDWLFFYEITGVLDRNESQNIQKLAAKESNVFTTLFNKSLSFRSTIRSILHSIETNSNLPPRYIKETNEILKNYEGYYVLKGSEKSYQLEYEYSRQNPDKLLVPIAFSLSTMLTESDKMIRKCANPDCGIYFHDISPKKNRKWCSMELCGNNAKARAFLDRSRKK; encoded by the coding sequence ATGAAACTTGTTGACACTTTCACAAATAATACGCTTTACCCATTTATGCTTTTGGGAAATCGACTTTGTATAGATTTTGCGAATACTTCCATTTGTCCGACTAATGAATCTGGAAAAATCAATTCGCTTACTGATTGGCTTTTTTTTTATGAAATCACTGGAGTTCTAGATAGAAACGAATCACAAAACATACAAAAGTTAGCAGCAAAGGAAAGTAATGTATTTACAACTCTATTTAATAAATCATTGTCTTTTCGTTCCACTATTCGTTCTATTTTGCACTCTATTGAGACAAATTCCAATTTGCCGCCAAGATACATCAAAGAAACAAATGAAATTTTAAAAAATTATGAGGGATACTATGTATTAAAGGGAAGCGAAAAAAGTTACCAGTTAGAATATGAATATTCTAGACAAAACCCAGATAAACTTTTAGTTCCCATAGCCTTTTCCCTTTCAACAATGCTCACCGAGTCCGACAAAATGATTCGGAAATGTGCCAATCCAGATTGTGGAATTTACTTTCACGATATCTCCCCTAAAAAAAATCGTAAGTGGTGCTCCATGGAGTTATGCGGCAATAACGCAAAAGCAAGAGCATTTTTAGATAGAAGTAGAAAGAAATAA
- the aroC gene encoding chorismate synthase: protein MPSSWGKIFRVSTFGESHGDSVGVVIDGVPGGLNFHIEEIQKDLTRRRPGQNLLTTPRKEDDEVRVVSGIFEGKTIGSPITLIVDNKNHLSKDYENLRHIYRPSHADYTYHAKYGHRSHVGGARASVRETIGRVAAGAFARCILEEELGIQTIAWVDSIGDVFANITENLPKSHAEVDVNDVRCPHPEYAEKMIEKVKEVRKIGDSVGGTIRAVVRNVPPGLGDPVYDKLDGDLGRAILSIPACKGFEIGSGFEGTKYTGSTHNDEFYVEPETGRVRTRTNRSGGMQGGISNGEEILIRAAFKPTATIAKFQNTVNDTPEDVQMKAGGRHDPCVLPRAVPIVEAAINLVLIDAYFYQRALQPEWLTKWRKR, encoded by the coding sequence ATGCCATCATCTTGGGGAAAAATTTTTAGAGTAAGTACATTTGGAGAATCTCATGGAGATTCAGTTGGAGTTGTGATCGACGGAGTTCCGGGCGGGTTAAATTTTCATATCGAAGAAATTCAAAAGGACCTAACACGCCGTAGACCTGGACAAAATCTTTTAACTACTCCACGTAAGGAAGACGATGAAGTTCGAGTTGTCTCAGGAATATTTGAGGGGAAAACAATCGGTAGCCCCATAACACTTATTGTAGACAATAAAAACCATCTCTCCAAAGATTATGAAAATCTTCGTCACATTTACAGACCTTCTCACGCGGATTACACGTATCATGCGAAGTATGGGCATCGTTCTCATGTAGGAGGAGCACGTGCTTCTGTGCGAGAAACAATCGGACGAGTAGCCGCCGGTGCATTTGCTCGCTGCATTTTAGAAGAAGAACTAGGAATTCAAACCATTGCTTGGGTAGACTCCATAGGAGATGTATTTGCAAATATAACGGAAAATCTTCCTAAATCCCATGCCGAAGTCGATGTAAACGACGTACGTTGTCCTCATCCGGAGTATGCCGAGAAAATGATCGAGAAAGTAAAAGAAGTTCGCAAAATTGGAGACTCAGTAGGAGGAACCATTCGTGCTGTGGTGCGTAACGTTCCACCGGGACTTGGAGATCCCGTATACGACAAATTAGATGGGGATTTAGGTCGCGCCATATTATCAATACCCGCTTGCAAAGGATTTGAAATTGGTTCTGGATTTGAAGGCACCAAATACACAGGTTCAACACATAACGATGAATTTTATGTTGAGCCAGAAACTGGCAGAGTCCGCACTCGCACAAACCGTTCTGGTGGAATGCAAGGTGGAATTTCCAATGGAGAAGAAATTTTAATACGCGCAGCATTTAAGCCTACGGCAACTATCGCAAAATTTCAAAACACAGTCAACGATACGCCTGAAGATGTTCAAATGAAAGCTGGAGGCAGACACGATCCATGTGTTCTACCGCGTGCCGTTCCAATCGTAGAAGCCGCGATTAATTTAGTCTTAATCGATGCATACTTCTATCAAAGAGCATTACAACCGGAATGGCTTACAAAGTGGAGAAAAAGATAG
- a CDS encoding response regulator, translating into MKIKFKLVIIIFLILVVSLFPLAWLAIVTSQEIIVENAYTLCESLSETISNVAKEELFINSTFEGTDRVIHGMDTESIKGLKSIDIINVDGIYVEGTIDGHKGKKILQSEIEYIKSIDKLSHRELISDTSTLIRFTYPIFINHEDGKMRIGAAIFDFDKEELFHHADRIQTQILVYSFVIIIIAILFTFFISTYFTKPLQVLKTGVDTIREGDLNHQINIDSKDEIGELAKDFNRMAVALKKTDELKNDFLSNTSHELRTPLNGIIGIAESLMDGVAGEMNPLAKQNLALVISSGKRLASLVNDILDFSKLKHKELKINLNSVDIFSISNLIIKLSEPSIKNRKLKLINDIPDNIPAVLADENRLQQILYNLIGNAIKFTEEGIIRVTATLPEDNSNSSSPQFLNISIIDTGIGIPSDKLDAIFESFEQVDASNTRERGGTGLGLSVTKQLVELQGGKIFVESELGKGSKFTFTLPVTDEKPQVNETEDTNVIVSAIEDDMPEIISVNIEGPVTALDHHGVNHILVVDDEPINLQVISNHFTFRGYRVTTANNGKEALAQIDIEKPDIVLLDVMMPMMTGFEVSQKIREKYDMNELPVLFLTAKNRSSDLMKGFNSSGNDYIVKPFSKEELLSRVEVHIKLKEKTEQLVEYNQNLEVKVEERTQELEEAKSELEELNELIRNLNSVSSLTDVMTFLIYYLEQKYQYSDYFLWLVDLEKNEFYNGCAVSNTLPIESNEYFQNLRIPIEEKSGIIYATNRLKKVVYMPIVDKEDLAPIDQEIVKYGGFNYIFHIPLVIYGEVIGVLALHKDRQIKEISNEEQLKLDELSGQIAGSIHNSNLYKVSQAATESAQTERKKSDKLLLNILPEEVANELKEKGLVTPVLFENTSIMFTDFKGFTQIAEGLTPQELIKELDGCFSQFDQITERNNLEKLKTIGDAYMCAGGIPKVNATHAIDSCLAALEIQSFMNQMKEIKQSVNLPYWELRLGIHSGSVMAGVVGEKKFAYDVWGDTVNTASRMESSGTPGKINISYATYEFVKDFFDCEYRGEIDAKNKGKVKMYYLLRIKSELSSDQEGLSPNKIFWERYEIYSRKQLAA; encoded by the coding sequence ATGAAAATAAAATTCAAACTAGTAATCATAATTTTTTTAATACTTGTTGTATCTCTTTTTCCTCTTGCATGGCTCGCTATTGTTACTAGTCAGGAAATTATTGTAGAAAATGCTTATACGTTATGCGAAAGTTTGTCCGAAACAATTTCGAACGTCGCAAAAGAAGAATTATTTATCAACAGTACGTTTGAAGGTACAGATCGAGTGATTCATGGGATGGATACAGAATCTATCAAAGGTCTAAAGAGTATCGATATTATAAATGTAGACGGTATCTATGTAGAAGGAACAATTGATGGTCACAAAGGAAAAAAAATTCTTCAATCTGAAATTGAATATATAAAGAGTATTGATAAATTAAGTCATCGTGAACTAATTTCAGACACTTCTACTTTGATTCGATTTACCTATCCGATCTTCATTAATCATGAAGACGGAAAAATGCGAATTGGTGCTGCTATTTTTGATTTTGACAAAGAAGAATTATTTCATCATGCAGATCGAATTCAAACTCAGATTTTAGTTTATAGTTTTGTTATTATTATCATAGCTATATTATTTACTTTTTTTATATCAACTTATTTTACAAAACCTTTACAAGTATTAAAAACAGGAGTTGATACGATTCGGGAAGGTGATTTAAATCACCAGATTAATATTGATAGTAAAGATGAAATCGGAGAATTAGCAAAAGATTTTAATCGAATGGCAGTTGCATTAAAAAAGACCGACGAATTAAAAAATGATTTTCTTTCGAATACGTCCCATGAACTTCGAACTCCTTTAAATGGAATTATTGGTATTGCCGAATCTTTGATGGATGGGGTTGCGGGTGAAATGAATCCATTGGCTAAGCAAAATTTAGCGCTAGTTATTTCAAGTGGAAAAAGACTTGCATCTCTTGTGAATGATATTTTAGATTTTTCCAAATTAAAACATAAAGAATTAAAAATTAATTTAAACTCTGTAGATATTTTTTCAATATCCAATTTAATTATAAAATTATCCGAGCCTAGTATTAAAAATAGAAAATTAAAACTTATCAACGATATACCAGATAATATTCCTGCTGTTTTAGCTGATGAAAATAGATTACAACAAATTTTATACAATTTAATTGGGAATGCAATTAAATTCACAGAAGAAGGAATTATTAGAGTGACGGCAACGTTACCGGAAGACAATTCTAATTCTTCTTCTCCTCAATTTCTAAATATATCTATAATTGATACAGGCATTGGAATTCCATCGGATAAATTGGATGCTATTTTTGAGTCTTTTGAACAAGTTGATGCATCGAATACTCGGGAACGTGGAGGAACAGGACTTGGTCTTTCGGTAACAAAACAGCTAGTGGAGTTACAGGGTGGTAAAATTTTTGTGGAATCAGAACTTGGTAAAGGATCTAAATTTACTTTTACTTTACCGGTTACGGATGAGAAACCTCAAGTGAATGAAACGGAAGATACAAATGTAATTGTATCGGCTATCGAAGATGATATGCCCGAAATTATTTCAGTTAATATAGAAGGACCAGTAACAGCTTTGGACCATCACGGTGTTAATCATATTTTAGTAGTGGACGATGAGCCGATTAATCTTCAAGTTATTTCAAATCATTTTACGTTTCGCGGTTACAGGGTAACAACTGCAAATAACGGAAAAGAGGCGCTTGCACAAATTGATATTGAAAAACCAGATATCGTTCTTTTGGATGTAATGATGCCAATGATGACGGGGTTCGAAGTAAGTCAAAAAATTCGTGAAAAGTATGATATGAATGAATTACCTGTATTATTTTTAACTGCTAAAAACCGATCTTCGGATTTAATGAAGGGATTTAATTCTTCTGGAAATGATTATATTGTAAAACCTTTTTCAAAAGAAGAATTACTCTCTCGTGTCGAAGTGCATATTAAACTAAAAGAGAAAACGGAACAACTTGTTGAGTATAACCAGAACTTAGAGGTAAAAGTAGAAGAACGTACACAAGAATTGGAAGAAGCAAAATCTGAGTTAGAAGAATTAAATGAGTTGATTCGAAATTTAAATTCGGTTAGCAGTCTGACTGATGTAATGACTTTTTTAATTTACTATCTTGAGCAAAAGTATCAGTATTCGGATTATTTCTTGTGGTTAGTAGATTTAGAAAAGAATGAATTCTACAATGGCTGTGCAGTTTCTAATACACTTCCAATTGAATCCAATGAATACTTTCAAAACCTTCGAATACCAATAGAGGAAAAATCTGGTATAATTTATGCTACCAATCGTTTGAAAAAAGTTGTTTATATGCCTATCGTTGATAAAGAAGACTTAGCGCCTATCGATCAAGAAATTGTAAAATACGGAGGATTTAATTATATATTTCATATTCCTCTTGTAATTTACGGGGAAGTAATTGGAGTATTAGCCCTTCATAAGGATCGTCAGATAAAAGAAATCTCGAATGAAGAGCAGTTAAAACTAGATGAATTATCTGGGCAAATTGCAGGATCCATACACAATTCAAATCTATATAAAGTTTCGCAGGCTGCTACAGAATCTGCGCAAACAGAGAGGAAAAAATCAGATAAATTACTGCTTAATATTCTTCCTGAAGAAGTTGCAAACGAATTAAAAGAAAAAGGATTGGTTACTCCTGTACTTTTTGAAAATACAAGTATCATGTTTACCGACTTTAAAGGGTTTACTCAAATAGCAGAAGGGTTAACTCCACAAGAACTTATTAAAGAGTTAGATGGATGTTTTTCTCAGTTCGATCAAATCACAGAGCGAAATAATTTAGAAAAATTAAAAACTATAGGTGATGCATATATGTGTGCTGGAGGTATACCGAAAGTAAACGCAACACATGCAATTGATTCTTGTCTAGCCGCTCTAGAAATTCAATCCTTTATGAACCAAATGAAAGAAATTAAACAGTCTGTGAATTTGCCTTATTGGGAATTACGTTTAGGGATACACTCCGGTTCGGTTATGGCTGGGGTCGTGGGAGAAAAAAAATTCGCATACGATGTATGGGGCGACACTGTCAATACAGCGAGTCGTATGGAGTCAAGTGGTACGCCCGGAAAGATCAATATATCTTATGCAACCTACGAATTTGTAAAAGACTTTTTCGATTGCGAATATAGAGGTGAAATCGATGCAAAAAATAAAGGAAAGGTTAAGATGTATTATCTACTGCGTATCAAATCAGAACTTTCATCTGATCAAGAAGGTCTTTCTCCAAATAAAATATTTTGGGAACGTTACGAAATCTATTCTCGAAAGCAGTTGGCAGCTTAA
- a CDS encoding VTT domain-containing protein, with protein sequence MTEFLTITFATFLSEDLTCITTGILIKESKISAGLAVFACTMGIYLGDLILFYLGFFFHKGLKSLNKFKNIFEYKLFRKYENDLDKHFVKVIFISRFMPGTRLPVYLIAGATGKYLWKFPFYSFIACIVWTPLLIGLAYLYSDTVLNFYNNKISNLSILFLAISFYIIYKISFTMIIKESRMKLFTSIHKLFLLEFWAPTIFYIPLIFYVLYLGIRYRGLRYFTVSNPAIPSSGIAGESKSEILSKLPEQSIAKFFIIPPDAVISSQYVKNILSELNIDFPLILKPDVGERGAGVSLVYSLNSLLGILENSNTHYILQEFHPGPFEAGIFYYRFPNTEKGKIFSVTDKVFPKLIGDGIQTVRLLLLTHKRFKFQVNTHLEINSDILELIPEKNQEVKLGFAGNHSQGCMFKDGSDLITDELENKIDEISKHFKGFFFGRYDIRYSDKELLKKGLDFKIIELNGAMSESTNLYDPEFSIFESYSYLFRQWKILFQIGYLNYKSGYSLTSWKELFGILKTHFSYKKQVSSISKIHK encoded by the coding sequence ATGACAGAATTTTTGACAATAACATTCGCTACTTTTTTGTCCGAAGATTTAACTTGTATAACTACAGGAATATTAATTAAAGAAAGTAAAATATCTGCCGGTTTAGCAGTATTTGCCTGTACGATGGGAATTTACTTGGGAGATTTGATTCTTTTTTATCTAGGTTTCTTTTTTCATAAAGGATTAAAATCTTTAAATAAATTTAAGAATATATTTGAATATAAATTATTTAGAAAATATGAAAATGACTTAGATAAACATTTTGTGAAAGTAATATTTATTAGTAGATTTATGCCAGGAACAAGACTTCCAGTTTATTTAATTGCAGGGGCTACAGGCAAATACCTATGGAAGTTTCCTTTTTACAGCTTCATTGCTTGTATTGTTTGGACACCACTGCTTATAGGTCTGGCATATTTGTATAGTGATACAGTATTGAATTTTTATAATAATAAAATTTCTAATCTTTCTATTTTATTCTTAGCGATTTCATTTTATATTATTTATAAAATTAGTTTTACAATGATTATTAAAGAGAGTCGAATGAAATTATTTACATCTATTCACAAATTATTTTTATTAGAGTTTTGGGCTCCGACTATATTTTATATTCCTCTTATTTTTTATGTATTGTATTTAGGAATCAGGTATCGAGGACTGAGATATTTTACTGTTTCTAATCCCGCAATTCCAAGTAGTGGTATTGCAGGGGAATCTAAATCGGAAATTTTAAGTAAACTACCTGAACAATCCATTGCGAAGTTTTTTATAATTCCTCCTGACGCAGTTATCTCATCACAGTATGTTAAAAATATTCTTAGTGAGTTAAATATAGATTTTCCTCTAATTCTAAAACCGGATGTAGGAGAGAGAGGAGCAGGTGTTAGTTTAGTCTACAGCCTGAACTCTCTTTTAGGTATATTAGAAAATTCTAATACTCACTATATCCTTCAAGAATTTCATCCAGGCCCATTTGAAGCAGGAATATTTTATTATAGATTTCCAAATACAGAAAAAGGAAAAATATTTTCAGTTACAGATAAAGTATTTCCAAAATTAATTGGAGATGGCATTCAGACAGTGAGGTTACTTTTATTAACCCACAAAAGGTTTAAATTTCAAGTGAATACTCATTTAGAAATTAATTCAGATATTTTGGAGTTAATCCCCGAAAAAAACCAGGAAGTAAAGTTGGGCTTTGCAGGCAATCACAGCCAGGGTTGTATGTTTAAGGATGGAAGTGATCTCATCACTGACGAATTAGAAAACAAAATAGATGAAATTTCCAAACATTTTAAAGGATTTTTCTTTGGAAGATACGATATACGATACTCTGATAAAGAACTTCTAAAAAAAGGTTTAGATTTTAAAATTATAGAACTCAATGGAGCCATGAGTGAGTCAACGAATTTATACGATCCTGAATTTAGTATTTTTGAGTCTTACTCTTATTTATTTCGACAGTGGAAAATCTTATTTCAGATTGGATACTTAAACTATAAGAGTGGTTATTCATTAACCTCTTGGAAAGAATTATTTGGTATATTAAAAACACATTTTTCTTATAAAAAACAAGTTAGTTCTATTTCTAAAATTCATAAGTAG